The Thermotoga sp. nucleotide sequence AAGACTCACCGCAAGGAGGATTTGTCCGAAATGTGGTAAGATCTACAACATGATCTCCCTTCCCCCAAAAGAAGATGAAATGTGCGACGACTGCAAGGTGAAACTCGTACAGAGAGACGACGACAAGGAGGAAACGGTGAGACACAGGTACAAGGTTTATCTCGAGAAGACACAGCCCGTGATAGATTATTACGAAAAGACAGGGTTGTTGAGGAAGATCGATGGTACCATAGGGATTGACAACGTTGTCTCTGAAGTTCTTAGAATAATGGGGTGGAGTGGTGAATGATAAGGATAAAGACACCTTCAGAGATCAAAAAAATGAGACGTGCTGGAGAAGCGGTAGCTGTTGCTTTGCGTAAGGCAAGGAAAGCTGTTCTTCCTGGAAAGAGTGCTTGGGATGTTGAGAGAATCGTTCTGGAGGTCTTCAAAAAGTATGGAGTAAAACCGGCTTTCAAAGGTTACAACGGATACAAATACGCAACTTGTGTTTCGGTCAACGAAGAAGTTGTTCATGGTTTGCCGTTGAAAGAGAAGGTCTTCAGGGAAGGGGACATCGTATCGATCGACGTAGGGGCGGTGTATCAAGGACTTTACGGAGATGCGGCGGTCACCTACATAGCTGGTGAAACCGACAAGAAAGGAGAAGAGTTGGTGAGGATAACAAGAGAAGCCCTTGAAAGAGCCATAAGAATCATAAAACCAGGAATCAGGCTTGGAGACGTGTCCTACTGTATACAAGAATTCGTTGAGTCAGCTGGTTTCAATGTTATCAGGGACTATGTGGGACACGGTGTGGGAAGAGAGCTCCACGAAGATCCTCAGATTCCGAACTACGGCACACCGGGGACGGGGATCGTTCTTCGTAAGGGAATGACACTGGCCATAGAACCTATGGTGAGTGAGGGAGACTGGAGGGTTATTGTGAAGGACGATGGATGGACCGCTGTGACCGTGGACGGTTCAAGATGTGCTCATTTTGAACACACTGTATTGATTGCAGAGAGTGGAGTGGAGATATTGACCAAGGAGGGATGAAATGGGAAAGGATGATGTCATTCGAATGGAAGGTACGATAATAGAGGCTTTACCAAATGCCATGTTTAGAGTAGAATTAGACAATGGTCATAAGGTCCTGGCTCACGTGTCTGGCAGGATGAGGAAGCATTTCATAAGATTGGTGCCGGGTGATCGTGTTATCGTTGAACTTTCTGTGTACGATCTTACCCGTGGCAGAATCGTTTATAGGAAGAAACCGGAATGAAAGGAGTGAAGGAGCATGAAAGTGAGAGCTTCTGTCAAGAAGAGATGCGAGCACTGCAAAATAATCAGAAGGAAAAAGAGAGTTTACGTCGTCTGCAAGGTTAACCCCAAACACAATCAAAAGCAAGGTTGAGAAGGAGGGAAATGAATGGCTCGTATCGTAGGTGTCGAGCTACCCAACAACAAAAAGGTCTGGGTTGCACTGACCTATATCTACGGGATCGGTAGAAGTAGATCCCTTGAAATACTGAAAAACACGGGCGTGGATCCAGACAAGAGAGTAGGCGAACTCACCGATGAAGAAATAAGTAAGATAACCAAGTACATCCAGGATCATTTCAAAGTCGAAGGTGAATTGAGGAGTGAAGTGGAAAGCAACATCAGAAGACTCATAGAGATAGGATGTTACAGGGGTATAAGACACAAACTCGGCCTTCCAGTAAGAGGTCAGAAAACTCGATCCAATGCGAGGACCAGAAAAGGTCCAAGGCCCAGCAGGATAAAGACCAAAAAGAGGACTTCATGAAGGAGGGAAATAAATGGCCAGAAAGAGAGGAACGTCGGCTAGAAAAAAACAGAAGAAGCTCAGTTTCGACTACGGAATTGTCCATATAAAATCCACCTTCAACAACACCATCATCACCCTCACGGACAAGGATGGAAACACTCTGACGTGGGCTAGCGGAGGCACTGTCGGTTTCGAAGGAACCAGGAAAGGAACCCCGTATGCCGCGCAGTTGGCTGCTGACAAAGTAGCCAGAGAAGCCCTCAGGATGGGCATAAAGAAGGTGGACGTTCTGGTCAAAGGACCTGGTCCGGGAAGAGAACCTGCTATCAGAACACTTCAAGGAGCCGGTCTCGAGATCAACCAAATAAAGGACGTTACACCCATTCCTTTCAACGGTTGCAGACCCAAAAAGAGGAGAAGAGTGTGAGGAGGGAAGAGAATGGCAAGGTATACGGGACCCGTCTGCAGGCTTTGCAGAAGAGAGGGCATGAAGCTTTACCTCAAAGGTGAAAAATGCTATACCGACAAATGTCCATTTGATAGAAGGCCGTACGCTCCAGGCCAGCATGGACAAAGAAGAAGAAAGCTCACTCAGTACGGGATACAGCTCAGGGCTAAGCAAACGGTCAAAAGAATATACGGTATCCTCGAAAGACAGTTCGAAAGGTACGTTGAAAAGGCCATGAGGAAAGCAGGCGATACTCGAGAAAACCTGATTCAGCTTCTCGAAGCCAGGCTTGATAACGTGGTATACAGAATGGGTTTTGCTATCAGTCGAAGACAGGCAAGACAGCTCGTCAACCATGGTCACTTTCTTGTGAATGGGAAAAAGGTTGACATACCAGGCTACCTTCTGAGACCGAACGATGTGGTGGAGGTCAGGGAGAAGAGCAGAGATCTTGAGGTGATCAAAAAGGCCATAGAGCTCAACAAGGAAAGGAACACGGTTCCTTGGATAGAGGTTGACTTTGACAACTACAGGGGAACCTTCTTGAGGTATCCGAGTCTTGAAGAAGTTACAGACCTCCCGGTCGACTTGCAAACCGTCATCGAATTCTACTCGAGGTGATGAGAATGATAGAGTTTGTGATGCCGAAAAGGCTAAGAGTGGAGGAAGAGCGAGAAGAGAAAGATTACTACTACACCAGATTCTCGCTCTCGCCACTTGAAAAGGGATACGCCATAACCATTGGTAATGCTTTGAGAAGGGTCCTCCTTTCCTCTATACCCTCGCTTGCGGTCGTTGGGGTGAGATTCATAAAGCCAGAGAAGTACCACGAGTATGATTACATCGAGGGAGTCAAGGAAGACATTCTTGACATCATATTGAACCTGAAGAAAGTCCAGTTCCGTGTGAACGTGACTGTCAAAGATAGAATTAAAA carries:
- the map gene encoding type I methionyl aminopeptidase, giving the protein MIRIKTPSEIKKMRRAGEAVAVALRKARKAVLPGKSAWDVERIVLEVFKKYGVKPAFKGYNGYKYATCVSVNEEVVHGLPLKEKVFREGDIVSIDVGAVYQGLYGDAAVTYIAGETDKKGEELVRITREALERAIRIIKPGIRLGDVSYCIQEFVESAGFNVIRDYVGHGVGRELHEDPQIPNYGTPGTGIVLRKGMTLAIEPMVSEGDWRVIVKDDGWTAVTVDGSRCAHFEHTVLIAESGVEILTKEG
- the infA gene encoding translation initiation factor IF-1, whose product is MGKDDVIRMEGTIIEALPNAMFRVELDNGHKVLAHVSGRMRKHFIRLVPGDRVIVELSVYDLTRGRIVYRKKPE
- the rpmJ gene encoding 50S ribosomal protein L36, which translates into the protein MKVRASVKKRCEHCKIIRRKKRVYVVCKVNPKHNQKQG
- the rpsM gene encoding 30S ribosomal protein S13 — encoded protein: MARIVGVELPNNKKVWVALTYIYGIGRSRSLEILKNTGVDPDKRVGELTDEEISKITKYIQDHFKVEGELRSEVESNIRRLIEIGCYRGIRHKLGLPVRGQKTRSNARTRKGPRPSRIKTKKRTS
- the rpsK gene encoding 30S ribosomal protein S11 encodes the protein MARKRGTSARKKQKKLSFDYGIVHIKSTFNNTIITLTDKDGNTLTWASGGTVGFEGTRKGTPYAAQLAADKVAREALRMGIKKVDVLVKGPGPGREPAIRTLQGAGLEINQIKDVTPIPFNGCRPKKRRRV
- the rpsD gene encoding 30S ribosomal protein S4 — its product is MARYTGPVCRLCRREGMKLYLKGEKCYTDKCPFDRRPYAPGQHGQRRRKLTQYGIQLRAKQTVKRIYGILERQFERYVEKAMRKAGDTRENLIQLLEARLDNVVYRMGFAISRRQARQLVNHGHFLVNGKKVDIPGYLLRPNDVVEVREKSRDLEVIKKAIELNKERNTVPWIEVDFDNYRGTFLRYPSLEEVTDLPVDLQTVIEFYSR